A portion of the Candidatus Hydrogenedentota bacterium genome contains these proteins:
- a CDS encoding exo-alpha-sialidase yields MQLRLLLVLSVLSLGVFTLVACAQDGKAEIKPLVENKGAEWVNALDESAVLSAKDFEARVLEAGGRVDFVFGDDRPFPECHASTVAQAPDGTMIAAWFGGTKEKDPDVGIWMSRLIDGQWLPPYLAVKVEETAHWNPVLFTDAEGEVHLFFKVATDVPIWKTWWMSSKDNGVTWSEAKEMVPGDVGGRGPVKNKAIILSDGAWLAPASTEHKLWESFADRSTDRGLTWERSEDFQIDRSIFKGKGCIQPTFWESAPGKVHALMRACAGRAWRADSEDYGKTWTPIRDAGLPNNNSGLDAINLEDGRVLLVLNPVDRNWGARTPLSLAISSDNGESWNLFAHFEDDPPTTKFEFSYPAIISTKEGIAVSYTWKRERVRYWFIPLAAL; encoded by the coding sequence GTGCAACTACGATTATTACTTGTTTTGTCGGTTCTTTCTTTAGGTGTATTTACCCTTGTCGCCTGTGCCCAAGATGGGAAAGCGGAAATCAAACCTCTTGTCGAAAACAAAGGGGCGGAGTGGGTCAACGCATTAGACGAAAGCGCCGTATTATCTGCGAAAGATTTTGAAGCTCGCGTGCTGGAAGCAGGCGGCAGGGTCGATTTTGTTTTTGGTGATGATCGGCCTTTCCCCGAATGTCACGCCAGCACCGTTGCCCAAGCGCCTGACGGAACCATGATTGCCGCGTGGTTCGGCGGAACCAAAGAAAAAGATCCTGATGTGGGCATCTGGATGTCACGGCTCATTGATGGGCAGTGGCTGCCGCCCTATCTAGCCGTCAAAGTGGAAGAGACGGCACACTGGAACCCTGTTCTTTTCACCGATGCAGAAGGCGAAGTACACCTGTTTTTTAAAGTGGCTACTGATGTGCCCATTTGGAAAACATGGTGGATGAGTTCCAAAGATAACGGCGTCACGTGGTCCGAAGCCAAGGAAATGGTTCCCGGCGATGTGGGCGGCCGTGGACCTGTAAAAAACAAAGCGATCATCCTGTCCGACGGCGCTTGGCTTGCCCCCGCTTCGACCGAACATAAACTGTGGGAGAGTTTCGCCGATCGCTCCACCGACCGCGGGCTGACATGGGAACGTTCTGAAGATTTCCAAATCGACCGATCCATTTTCAAAGGCAAAGGATGTATCCAGCCCACCTTCTGGGAATCTGCACCCGGTAAAGTACATGCTTTAATGCGTGCCTGTGCGGGCCGTGCATGGCGCGCCGATTCAGAGGATTACGGTAAAACTTGGACCCCCATACGGGATGCAGGGCTGCCCAATAACAACAGCGGTCTCGACGCCATCAATCTTGAAGATGGCCGGGTGCTCTTGGTCTTGAATCCCGTGGATAGGAATTGGGGCGCACGGACGCCGCTGTCGCTGGCGATCTCCTCGGATAATGGTGAAAGCTGGAACTTGTTCGCCCATTTTGAAGATGATCCGCCCACCACGAAATTTGAATTCTCGTATCCCGCCATCATCTCCACCAAGGAAGGTATTGCCGTATCCTATACGTGGAAACGGGAACGGGTTCGATACTGGTTCATCCCCCTTGCTGCGCTGTGA
- a CDS encoding DUF4981 domain-containing protein, protein MNRKTTVHKIGTDGESLKGAFFLVLLAGCFLMLSFPACSFADNTVLEDWQNPRLLGINTLPPHASAVICPDKETALQIGPICNEERIKSPWYRSLNGLWKYHYAANHLGRIPDFSNPEFDDSDWDTIPVPSNVEIEGYGIPIYVNIPFPWPKPWKPPFVPEDDPNNTVSSYRHRFTLPEEWQDRRILITFDGVNSMFYLWVNGQQVGMGKDSRTPVEFDISDFVKEGENLIAVENFRWCDGSYLEDQDFWRMSGIFRDVYLWSTDSVHLRDFEVQTFLDEDCQDGVLKVGAEIESLQGNDGEVTLHVELTDPQGTIIGGTEKIMDLSVAGTVKESLEIAVTAPEKWSAEFPTLYQLVLSLRDDSGKPIEVTAVKTGFRRVEIIDGNLLVNGKRVLVKGVNRHETDPDLGQVVTMEGMIRDVLLMKQFNVNAVRTSHYPCVPAWYDLCDRYGLYVVDEANVESHGMGYGNQSLANPPEWRDAHVDRMVRMVERDKNHPSIIIWSLGNEAGNGPNFMASYDWVKARDPHRPVQYERAGLDRNTDIFCPMYASPSMLADYADGKAVDGGWGRSFTIKAGEARTKPFILCEYLHSMGNSSGNMWLYWDLIYSKPYLQGGFSWDWVDQALRTPVAVEPPRVHRAVRDDEDWFWSYGGDYGPPDTPSDRNFLCNGVLSPDRVPHPGLYQVKHVYQYIHCSTVDLAARTVAIKNWFDFTTLPDLVTLHWRVTGDGNRIQSGSFPCPAAAPGDTATVTIPVQPFQPEPGVEYFLELSFQLAKDELWAEQGHEVAWDQFKLPDYTPPRSLQAQDMPALVVVETAEEVTIEGETLTARFNKATGELVSINTAGTELLHTPLRPDFWRAPIDNDRGRNMPNSQGIWKTAHEEAQLRQFRIDDADPSRVKVIVTHNLPKVEVRWNTDYTVFSNGEILVEASFLPKKKNKPALPRLGMQLVLPAGFDRITWLGRGPYETYCDRMDAPIGRYSGTVAEQFCYDYVNPGESGNKVEVRWTALQQDTGQGLLVTAEADKPLSINAMHHSIEDLETAIHPFELPHRDLVILNIDWKQQGVGGDDAWGSWPHEPYLIPCEATSYRFRLRPITTDDDIDTWARTANPR, encoded by the coding sequence ATGAACAGGAAAACAACTGTGCACAAAATTGGAACGGACGGGGAATCCCTGAAAGGGGCTTTTTTTTTGGTCCTCTTGGCGGGATGCTTTTTGATGCTTTCCTTCCCTGCCTGCAGCTTTGCGGATAACACAGTCTTGGAAGACTGGCAAAATCCGCGTCTGTTGGGGATCAACACCCTGCCGCCTCATGCGAGTGCGGTCATTTGTCCGGACAAAGAAACGGCGCTGCAAATTGGTCCCATTTGCAACGAGGAACGTATCAAATCGCCGTGGTACCGATCTCTAAATGGCCTGTGGAAATATCATTATGCCGCCAACCATTTGGGGCGCATTCCGGACTTCTCCAACCCTGAATTTGACGATAGCGATTGGGATACCATTCCTGTCCCCTCCAATGTGGAAATAGAGGGCTACGGTATTCCTATTTATGTGAACATTCCCTTTCCTTGGCCTAAACCATGGAAACCGCCTTTCGTGCCCGAAGACGATCCCAACAACACGGTCAGTTCCTACCGGCACCGTTTCACGCTGCCCGAGGAATGGCAGGACCGACGTATTCTCATCACTTTTGACGGCGTCAATTCCATGTTCTATCTTTGGGTCAATGGGCAGCAAGTAGGCATGGGTAAAGACAGCCGCACCCCGGTTGAATTTGATATTAGCGATTTTGTGAAGGAAGGAGAAAACCTCATCGCTGTCGAGAATTTCCGCTGGTGTGACGGCTCCTATCTGGAGGATCAGGACTTTTGGCGCATGAGCGGTATTTTTCGGGATGTGTATCTTTGGTCAACCGATTCCGTTCACCTTCGCGATTTCGAAGTACAAACATTTCTCGATGAAGACTGCCAAGACGGCGTCCTAAAAGTGGGTGCAGAAATCGAAAGTCTTCAAGGCAATGACGGAGAGGTCACGCTGCACGTCGAATTGACTGATCCTCAGGGCACAATCATCGGCGGCACAGAAAAAATCATGGATCTAAGCGTGGCGGGAACGGTCAAAGAATCCCTCGAAATTGCCGTGACAGCGCCGGAAAAATGGAGTGCAGAATTCCCGACCTTATACCAATTGGTCTTGTCCTTACGTGATGATTCGGGAAAGCCCATTGAAGTGACTGCCGTTAAGACCGGTTTCCGCAGGGTAGAGATTATTGACGGCAATCTGCTTGTCAACGGCAAACGCGTTCTTGTGAAGGGCGTAAACCGTCATGAAACCGATCCGGACTTGGGGCAGGTGGTGACCATGGAAGGCATGATCCGAGACGTCTTGCTCATGAAACAATTCAACGTCAATGCGGTGCGGACGAGTCACTACCCCTGCGTCCCCGCTTGGTACGACCTCTGCGACCGCTACGGTCTTTATGTGGTTGATGAAGCGAATGTAGAAAGCCACGGCATGGGCTATGGAAACCAGTCTTTGGCGAATCCGCCGGAGTGGCGTGATGCCCACGTAGACCGCATGGTCAGAATGGTGGAACGGGACAAGAACCATCCCTCTATTATTATCTGGTCTTTAGGCAATGAAGCGGGTAACGGTCCCAATTTCATGGCATCCTATGATTGGGTAAAAGCCCGTGATCCGCACCGCCCTGTGCAATACGAACGGGCGGGACTGGATCGAAACACTGATATTTTTTGTCCCATGTACGCGTCGCCTTCCATGCTGGCAGATTATGCAGATGGCAAAGCGGTAGACGGCGGCTGGGGACGTTCTTTCACCATAAAAGCCGGCGAAGCGCGGACGAAGCCCTTTATTCTATGTGAGTATCTCCATTCCATGGGCAACAGCAGTGGCAACATGTGGCTCTATTGGGATCTCATTTATTCGAAGCCCTACCTGCAAGGCGGCTTCAGTTGGGATTGGGTGGATCAAGCCTTGCGCACCCCTGTCGCTGTGGAACCGCCCCGCGTTCATCGCGCTGTCCGCGACGACGAAGATTGGTTTTGGTCCTATGGCGGTGATTACGGTCCGCCCGACACGCCCAGTGACAGAAATTTCCTCTGCAACGGCGTGCTCTCCCCCGATCGTGTCCCCCACCCCGGACTTTATCAGGTCAAACATGTATACCAATACATCCATTGCTCAACGGTGGACCTTGCCGCCCGTACCGTGGCGATTAAGAATTGGTTTGACTTCACGACGCTTCCCGACTTGGTGACACTGCATTGGCGGGTAACCGGGGACGGAAACAGGATCCAATCGGGAAGCTTCCCGTGTCCTGCCGCAGCGCCCGGCGATACCGCCACCGTGACGATTCCTGTACAGCCCTTCCAACCGGAACCGGGTGTCGAGTATTTCTTAGAGCTAAGTTTCCAACTGGCGAAAGACGAACTTTGGGCGGAGCAAGGCCATGAAGTAGCGTGGGATCAGTTTAAACTGCCCGACTATACGCCGCCCCGCTCCCTTCAGGCACAGGATATGCCTGCGCTCGTGGTGGTCGAAACCGCTGAAGAAGTGACCATTGAAGGCGAGACCTTGACCGCTCGTTTCAATAAAGCAACCGGCGAGCTTGTCTCCATAAATACAGCAGGAACGGAACTGCTGCATACACCGCTGCGTCCCGACTTCTGGCGCGCGCCCATCGATAACGATCGCGGCCGTAATATGCCCAATAGCCAGGGGATCTGGAAGACCGCTCATGAAGAGGCACAGCTCCGACAGTTTCGCATCGATGACGCTGATCCGAGCCGCGTGAAAGTGATTGTCACCCATAACCTACCCAAGGTTGAGGTGCGCTGGAACACCGATTACACCGTGTTCAGTAACGGTGAAATCTTGGTAGAAGCTTCCTTCCTTCCCAAAAAGAAGAATAAACCCGCTTTGCCTCGGCTGGGCATGCAGCTGGTACTGCCCGCCGGATTTGACCGTATCACCTGGCTGGGTCGGGGCCCCTATGAAACTTACTGTGATCGCATGGATGCTCCGATAGGGCGCTATAGTGGTACTGTAGCGGAACAATTCTGCTATGATTATGTCAATCCGGGCGAAAGCGGCAACAAAGTAGAAGTCCGTTGGACAGCCCTGCAGCAAGATACCGGTCAAGGGTTATTGGTCACGGCTGAAGCAGACAAGCCGCTCAGCATAAACGCCATGCACCATAGCATTGAGGATTTAGAGACGGCAATCCATCCCTTTGAACTGCCCCATCGCGACCTTGTTATACTCAACATAGACTGGAAACAACAGGGGGTCGGCGGCGATGATGCCTGGGGATCTTGGCCTCATGAACCTTATTTAATTCCTTGTGAAGCCACATCTTACCGCTTCCGGCTGCGGCCGATTACTACCGATGACGACATTGATACGTGGGCGCGCACGGCGAACCCACGCTAA
- the hisI gene encoding phosphoribosyl-AMP cyclohydrolase — protein sequence MIVFAKRLTVEQIEEGNELAPKFDAHGLIPVVTTDFETGELLMHAYMNEEALKKTIELGEAVYWSRSRQVLWHKGATSGLVQKVIEMRIDDDQDTVWLRVDVQGGASCHVGYRSCFYRSVPVGEAAKKALDLTFTETEKVFDPKEVYGDAPNPTRI from the coding sequence GTGATTGTATTTGCAAAACGGCTGACTGTTGAACAGATTGAAGAAGGAAATGAGCTGGCGCCTAAATTTGATGCCCATGGATTGATTCCGGTAGTGACCACAGATTTTGAAACGGGCGAATTGCTGATGCACGCCTATATGAATGAAGAAGCCTTGAAAAAAACCATTGAATTGGGAGAGGCTGTTTATTGGAGCCGCAGCCGTCAGGTACTGTGGCATAAAGGCGCTACCAGCGGTCTGGTTCAAAAAGTGATCGAAATGCGGATTGACGATGATCAGGATACGGTTTGGCTCCGTGTGGATGTTCAAGGCGGCGCAAGCTGCCACGTGGGCTACCGCTCCTGTTTCTACCGCTCCGTTCCCGTGGGCGAGGCAGCTAAAAAAGCCTTAGACTTGACCTTTACGGAGACGGAAAAGGTTTTTGACCCCAAAGAAGTGTATGGGGATGCGCCTAATCCGACACGCATATAA
- the rpmG gene encoding 50S ribosomal protein L33 has translation MASKAKGNRETIILECTEAPGTSRYNTEKNKRSHPERLELKKYNSTLRKHTLHREKK, from the coding sequence ATGGCATCCAAAGCAAAAGGCAATCGCGAGACCATCATTTTGGAATGTACGGAAGCGCCGGGTACCTCTCGTTATAATACGGAGAAAAACAAGCGCTCCCATCCCGAACGGCTCGAACTGAAAAAATACAATTCGACCCTGCGCAAGCACACGCTCCACCGCGAGAAGAAATAA
- a CDS encoding glutaminyl-peptide cyclotransferase — translation MFSSYAFLFLILFSTAFIAGCCVNCPRSVPPTDGEPPETLVFYTVQVVNTFPHDPQAFTQGLAFADGFLYEGTGMHGASCLKKVALETGETLQRVDLGRSYFGEGIALQGDRIIQLTWKNQTAFIYDRNTFESKGKYSYLGEGWGLTFDGSRFILSDGTAQLRFLDKDSFQPLSSLYVRDGQKLIKNLNELEFIDGKVFANIWREERIAVIDPQTGYVTAWIDLTGLLTKEERKHVDVLNGIAWDASGERLFVTGKYWPKLFEIRLVEQRSIPYPQ, via the coding sequence ATGTTCAGCTCCTATGCTTTCCTCTTTCTGATCCTCTTCAGCACGGCCTTCATTGCGGGCTGTTGTGTGAATTGTCCCCGTTCTGTGCCGCCGACGGACGGAGAACCGCCTGAAACCCTTGTCTTTTATACGGTACAAGTGGTCAATACCTTTCCCCACGATCCCCAAGCCTTCACACAGGGATTGGCTTTTGCCGATGGTTTCCTCTATGAAGGGACGGGTATGCACGGCGCTTCCTGCCTGAAAAAAGTCGCCTTGGAGACGGGCGAGACTTTGCAGCGTGTTGATCTGGGGCGCAGCTATTTTGGGGAAGGTATTGCGTTGCAGGGGGATCGAATTATCCAGCTCACATGGAAAAATCAGACTGCTTTTATCTATGACCGAAATACCTTTGAAAGCAAAGGTAAGTATAGCTATCTCGGGGAAGGGTGGGGATTAACTTTTGACGGCAGCCGTTTTATTCTCAGTGACGGCACGGCGCAATTGCGCTTTCTCGATAAAGACAGCTTCCAACCGCTGAGCAGTCTTTATGTGCGTGACGGTCAAAAGCTCATTAAAAACCTCAATGAGCTTGAGTTTATAGACGGCAAGGTTTTCGCCAATATTTGGAGAGAAGAACGTATCGCCGTCATCGACCCTCAGACCGGCTATGTCACCGCTTGGATTGATTTGACAGGACTCCTCACCAAAGAAGAGCGCAAACACGTTGATGTCTTAAATGGCATTGCTTGGGATGCCTCGGGGGAGCGCCTCTTCGTGACCGGAAAGTATTGGCCAAAGCTCTTTGAAATTCGATTGGTAGAACAGCGCAGCATTCCCTATCCGCAATAA
- a CDS encoding NAD(P) transhydrogenase subunit alpha — MTIGVPREIISGERRVAVTPETTARYVAAGAQVLIEAGAGLGAFFDDDSYRAAGAEILADVKNVYARSTLVLKVKEPQFNPDLGVHEGELIPEKTVLVCFLHPANPLNHDTVRLLAARNITSFSLDSIPRVSRAQHMDALTSMSTVAGYKAVITAAHHLARFVPMIPTDAGIIEPARVLVVGTGVAGLQSIATAKRLGARVSTLDIRPEANEQARSLGALLVPFALEEGEGVGEGGYAKRLSEDLYERERTSLTPVVAQSDIIILTALVPRERAPILITKAMVEGMKKGAVIVDVAIDQGGNCELTRPGESYVHKDVLLVGLLNIPASLAIDSTRMFAHNLYEYIGHIAVDGNIDEHAADDLIQDACVTRDGRIVHQGTLRAMGLAGD, encoded by the coding sequence TTGACGATTGGGGTGCCCCGTGAAATCATTTCGGGCGAAAGGCGCGTGGCAGTCACGCCGGAAACGACGGCCCGCTACGTGGCAGCAGGGGCGCAAGTTTTAATTGAAGCGGGGGCAGGTTTGGGCGCTTTTTTTGACGACGACAGCTACCGTGCCGCCGGCGCGGAAATCCTTGCAGATGTCAAAAACGTGTATGCCCGATCTACGCTGGTTCTCAAAGTAAAAGAACCACAATTCAATCCGGATCTGGGCGTACATGAGGGCGAGCTCATTCCCGAGAAAACGGTCTTGGTTTGTTTTTTGCATCCAGCTAATCCTTTGAACCATGACACAGTCCGCCTGTTAGCGGCGCGCAATATTACCAGTTTTTCCCTCGACAGCATCCCCCGTGTTTCCAGAGCACAGCATATGGATGCACTCACTTCCATGAGCACAGTGGCGGGGTATAAAGCCGTCATTACAGCTGCCCATCATCTGGCACGTTTTGTACCGATGATCCCCACAGATGCAGGCATTATAGAGCCTGCCCGAGTACTGGTGGTAGGTACAGGAGTTGCCGGTTTGCAATCCATTGCCACTGCCAAGCGCTTGGGGGCGCGGGTAAGCACCTTAGACATTCGGCCTGAAGCGAACGAGCAGGCGCGCAGTCTCGGCGCGCTCTTGGTGCCATTTGCGCTTGAAGAGGGGGAGGGCGTAGGGGAAGGCGGATACGCCAAGCGCCTGTCAGAAGACCTCTATGAACGGGAGCGGACGAGTCTCACGCCCGTCGTTGCGCAAAGTGATATCATCATTCTCACCGCCTTGGTGCCCAGAGAACGAGCGCCTATACTTATCACAAAAGCCATGGTGGAAGGTATGAAAAAAGGCGCGGTCATAGTGGATGTGGCGATTGATCAGGGCGGCAATTGCGAATTGACCCGGCCCGGCGAAAGCTATGTACACAAGGATGTGCTGCTCGTGGGACTGCTCAATATACCTGCTTCATTAGCCATAGACTCCACGCGCATGTTTGCCCATAATCTCTATGAATATATTGGTCATATTGCCGTTGATGGGAATATTGATGAACACGCTGCCGATGATTTGATTCAAGACGCCTGCGTGACCCGTGACGGTAGGATCGTTCATCAAGGTACCTTAAGAGCTATGGGATTGGCAGGAGACTAA
- a CDS encoding NAD(P) transhydrogenase subunit alpha has protein sequence MTVVLPLLLLFAALCAFLGYIIIMAVPPLLHTPLMSGMNALSGISLLAAMAAFHDRIPYSPGWYIALIAIGLAMINVAGGYWVTERMLRMFKSDQSGEGSKQ, from the coding sequence ATGACTGTCGTGTTGCCCTTGCTGTTGCTCTTCGCTGCCCTATGTGCTTTCTTGGGATATATCATCATTATGGCGGTGCCGCCGCTCTTGCATACACCGCTCATGTCCGGCATGAATGCCTTATCGGGAATTTCGCTTTTGGCGGCGATGGCGGCTTTCCATGATCGAATACCCTATAGCCCGGGCTGGTACATTGCCCTTATCGCGATTGGCTTGGCCATGATCAATGTGGCGGGGGGCTATTGGGTGACAGAACGCATGTTGCGCATGTTTAAGTCTGATCAAAGTGGAGAGGGGAGCAAGCAATGA
- a CDS encoding NAD(P)(+) transhydrogenase (Re/Si-specific) subunit beta, with the protein MSIVYSYFPPAALVAVFLYSIYLMQSPRTALRGNRLGALTMAVAVILTFHQYALFMNAAAWTALGVGGILGLLLAQRAGTLRMPQLVALFNGVGGAASALVILACLSAEMTWANRLIASLALAIGSVTFSGSMAAALKLEGKLSSRPVSFLGYSQALRILFVVILVLIVIPVDRVGHVSLYILTVLALVYGWFMALRVGGADMPVIISLLNSLSGVAACVSGIAMDNILTAGVGALVGVAGMILTQIMCRAMNRDLWAVLSGFTVYSTQKKDAATDEAVADDRGEESAQGLTQSDIPALLEKAETVIIVPGYGMALSQAQQVVKDLMDALEARGKDVRVAVHPVAGRMPGHMHVLLAEVGVDYEMLYDMVKINDRFAATDLVVAVGACDVMNPAAATAEGTPIFGMPILKVSEAKAVIVCNLDAKPGYSGVENTLYTQAHVVTLWGDASVTVADLKDQLEALQ; encoded by the coding sequence ATGAGTATTGTTTACAGCTATTTTCCGCCTGCAGCACTTGTCGCCGTTTTTCTCTATAGTATCTACCTCATGCAATCGCCGAGAACAGCCTTGCGTGGGAACCGCCTGGGCGCGCTGACCATGGCTGTTGCTGTCATACTCACCTTCCACCAATACGCGCTTTTCATGAACGCTGCGGCATGGACCGCACTCGGCGTGGGCGGTATCCTGGGCTTGTTGTTGGCGCAGCGGGCGGGTACCCTACGGATGCCCCAGCTGGTAGCCTTGTTTAACGGCGTTGGCGGTGCCGCTTCCGCCTTGGTGATTCTCGCGTGTTTGTCCGCGGAGATGACGTGGGCCAACCGGCTTATTGCGTCGCTCGCCCTTGCTATAGGCAGCGTCACCTTTAGCGGCAGTATGGCGGCGGCGCTGAAGCTTGAAGGAAAGCTGTCGTCACGCCCCGTGTCCTTTCTCGGCTATTCCCAAGCGCTTCGGATCCTTTTCGTGGTGATACTCGTGTTGATTGTGATTCCCGTGGATAGAGTTGGTCACGTGTCTCTATATATCTTGACGGTGCTTGCCTTGGTCTATGGCTGGTTCATGGCGCTCCGTGTAGGCGGCGCGGATATGCCTGTCATCATCTCGCTTTTAAACTCCCTTTCCGGGGTTGCGGCGTGCGTGAGCGGTATTGCCATGGACAATATACTGACTGCAGGTGTCGGCGCCCTTGTGGGCGTGGCGGGGATGATTCTAACGCAAATTATGTGCCGCGCTATGAATCGGGATTTATGGGCGGTCTTGAGCGGCTTCACGGTCTATAGTACTCAGAAAAAAGACGCGGCAACGGATGAGGCTGTGGCTGACGATAGGGGAGAGGAATCAGCGCAAGGTCTGACCCAATCGGATATTCCTGCCTTGTTGGAAAAGGCGGAGACCGTGATTATTGTGCCCGGTTACGGCATGGCATTATCGCAGGCGCAGCAGGTGGTAAAAGATCTGATGGACGCCTTGGAGGCACGGGGAAAAGACGTGAGGGTGGCGGTACATCCGGTGGCGGGCCGTATGCCCGGCCATATGCACGTGTTATTAGCGGAAGTGGGCGTTGATTATGAAATGCTTTATGATATGGTTAAAATCAATGACCGTTTCGCTGCAACAGATTTGGTCGTTGCCGTGGGCGCTTGTGATGTGATGAATCCTGCCGCAGCGACGGCGGAAGGGACGCCTATTTTCGGTATGCCTATTTTAAAGGTATCCGAAGCGAAGGCGGTGATTGTGTGTAATCTTGATGCGAAACCGGGCTATTCAGGTGTTGAAAATACACTGTATACGCAAGCCCATGTGGTAACGCTTTGGGGAGACGCTTCGGTCACCGTAGCCGACCTAAAAGATCAATTGGAAGCCCTGCAATAA
- the bshA gene encoding N-acetyl-alpha-D-glucosaminyl L-malate synthase BshA: MKIGITCQATVGGSGVLAAELGFALAQRGHEVHFVTLEEPFRLGRFIPNLYTHHVETISYPLFKIPPYSIALSSKIAEVAEEYDIQVWHSHYAMPNSVAALVGRDMLPREKQFCLITTLHGTDITLVGTHPSFYRATRYVMENSCAVTAVSKWLSQQTENEFQLTQPVQTIYNFVDMDRFCDQPADRIALAAPNEKILMHISNFRPVKRVTDVVRVFGKVLEKMPARLIMIGDGPERLSATGVAKQLGIQDKIQYLGNCDNIECLLATADLLLQPSEHESFGLVPLEAMASEVPVIVTRSGGVTEVVRHGESGFLCEVGDIESMALHAIKILSDPVLAKQMGQRGRKVAATEFGREKIVDQYEALYEEILARRANMPHPEGHLPGMPK; encoded by the coding sequence ATGAAAATAGGTATTACGTGTCAGGCGACCGTCGGCGGCAGTGGTGTATTAGCGGCTGAATTGGGCTTTGCCCTCGCGCAACGTGGTCATGAAGTTCATTTTGTGACTTTGGAAGAACCCTTTCGGCTAGGACGCTTTATTCCCAATCTCTACACCCATCATGTGGAAACCATTAGTTATCCCTTGTTCAAAATACCGCCTTATTCCATTGCGCTCTCCAGTAAAATCGCCGAAGTGGCGGAAGAATATGATATCCAAGTGTGGCACAGTCATTATGCCATGCCCAATTCGGTGGCTGCTCTCGTGGGCAGGGATATGCTGCCCCGTGAAAAACAGTTTTGCTTAATCACGACGCTGCACGGGACCGACATCACCTTGGTGGGAACACACCCCAGTTTTTACCGTGCCACCCGGTATGTGATGGAAAACAGTTGTGCCGTTACTGCTGTTTCTAAGTGGCTCAGCCAACAAACAGAAAACGAATTTCAGCTGACCCAGCCGGTGCAGACCATTTATAATTTCGTGGATATGGATCGCTTTTGTGATCAGCCTGCCGACCGTATCGCCTTGGCAGCGCCCAACGAAAAGATTCTCATGCACATCTCTAATTTCCGGCCCGTCAAACGGGTCACCGACGTGGTTCGTGTCTTTGGCAAAGTCTTGGAAAAGATGCCCGCCCGATTAATCATGATCGGCGACGGCCCCGAACGGCTCTCTGCAACGGGGGTTGCGAAACAGTTGGGTATCCAAGATAAAATTCAATATCTCGGCAATTGTGACAATATCGAGTGTTTATTGGCGACTGCTGACCTGCTGTTGCAGCCCAGTGAACACGAGAGTTTCGGACTGGTGCCCCTTGAGGCGATGGCGAGTGAAGTGCCGGTCATTGTGACGCGCAGCGGCGGCGTGACCGAGGTCGTGCGCCACGGCGAATCAGGCTTTTTGTGTGAGGTAGGCGATATTGAGAGTATGGCACTGCACGCCATAAAAATTTTGAGTGACCCCGTATTGGCGAAGCAGATGGGCCAGCGGGGCCGCAAGGTCGCCGCCACAGAATTTGGCCGCGAGAAGATTGTAGACCAATATGAGGCGTTGTACGAGGAGATATTAGCGCGGCGCGCAAATATGCCCCACCCAGAAGGACATCTTCCGGGTATGCCTAAATAA